TACTGTCACAACATGGGGAGTGTGGGGCCAGCAGCCCTGTAGGGTGTTAAAGCTCTCTGAAAGATGTTGTAGGAAGACAGTATCTTCCTGATGCAGGCTTTGTGTGTATTTTCTATTCTGCATTAACTCTTCTACCTCCCCCATTTCCTTGGTGCCTGCAGGCTCCCTGTAATGCATCAGCAAAGGTGATCCAGTCACATGTGGCTCACTTAGAAATGCTTGGGCAGCACTGAAAGCAAAGAGCCCCTTCCTGACCCAGATAAGTTTCTGACTTGTGCAGCCATCAGTACTATGAAATTAAAGCTCAATGGAAGCAGCTCTGGCCCCTCGCACTGCCTCGACAGGAGGGTTAGAAAAGGCCTGATTACAGATTCTTTACATCTTATGCTACATGAACTATGAAAGAAACCAGGTCAATTCAACCTTCAAATTCCAGGAGGGCTTCTTAGGACAGGAAGGTAAAGGCAATCATACACATTTTAACTTCTCAGGCAATTAGAGTTGATTTGTGAATCACTGGGGAATATTAAAAATGTCTCCTATAAGTAGAATTACATATAAATCATTCCTCTTAGCCAGTGTTTCAATCCTGTACATTTTATGTTAAAACTGGACACACAGGGGAACTGTGTATCCAATTTAACTACATTTAATTGAAATTTGAGTATGTACAGGAGCTACTGTGAAAATTAACCTTTTTCCCTATAACTTTGGCAACAATACAAATGGGATTTTCGACCTGTCAGGCAACAGATGTGTATTTTAATGCTGTGGCAGTATATGGCACTAATACAGGTGTACACACTGGCTGCTGGAAAATGTCAGACTTGGGAAACTCTGGGTAAGGAGGGGACTAAAGTGACTCCTGAATTTGCCTCACATGTGGCTTTTGGTACAGCATCTCTCAAACACTGTCCAGTTCAACTGAGATGGGAACAAATTGCTGCATTTTCTGGAAGGCTTCCGGCTGGGGCATCTGCACTCTGCATTTCGCCTCTTTTATGCTGTAGAAGTGCTAGAAATCCCAAATATTTGAGAAAGCAGCCTTATGCTTCACCCCTTGTATTTACACTGTGCCACTGTGCATTAATTCAGGGAGGCTCACTCTGAGCTATGTGAATGTAACCTCACGAGCCTGGAAGCAGTAGCTGTAGCTACTTTTAATTTCCTCAAGGAAGGCATCACTGACATATTGagaagtaaataatttaaaagatccctcattaaaaaaaaaagtaatatggAAGCTAACATGGCAGGAGATCTGTAACCTGCTCTTTTTACATGGTATTTCCACAATGAGGCACACTACCAGCCGTGCCCCTCCTGCATGTGATCAGCTGGGAGCTCGTGTCACACTGTCACGCTTTATTCCATGCAGACAGAAATAGGTGTGAGTATCTTTCCATGAACTAAGCCAGCCAGTTCCCTTGTGGGGCAGCCAAGAGCTATTTTGGAACAGACCATCACAAATTTGTCTGGTCCCAGTGCTGACATACCCTTAGAAAGGCTCGGGAAGGGTCCCAAAGGGCAGATGGGACAGTCGCGTTACACGCGCGACCTGCCACGGCAATGTCTGTGTTACATGACACAACGCCAGCACCCTCCAGgacagctgccaggctgcctggggagccAAAGGGAAAGGCAGGGGGTTTCAAAGCCTCCTTCCAGGCTGCAAGGAGATACTTCCCTTCGTTTGGGATTCCTGGTATGAGATGTGCAAGTCAGGACTGATTTATCCAGTGTCCCAGCAGATGCAGTTCTCCCCTGAGACATGGTGGTAAGAATTAATATGCTCCCATTGTCCAGTCTGAAGCAGAGGTTTAAAGCCAGTCTCCTTCTCCTTGAGGGATGATCTCTTGGGGTCAagctcccctggtgcagctctTCTGCTCAGTGTAAATAATTACTGGCTAGCCCACAGCAAGAGGGGAAAGAAGACAAACTGGATTGCTTGTTTGGTGATCGGGGCACTCGTGGGAGAAGCAGGGGAGCAGACTTCAAACTCCTGCTCTAATGAATATTGAATTATTTATATACCACTGAAGAACTTCAGCAGAGCTTAACAGAGGCTGGATGATAGATATTCACCTCTGCATCCCTGAACCCTGCCCTCCCCTTTGGAAGGGTTAGGTGTGTGCCAGCCTGGTGCAAAGGGAGTTCTCCacaggggagctgcaggagaatggggtcctggggggctcACACACATTGGGTGCCACAGGGGTTACACAGCCTGGTGCATGCTAAGCAGCCCTGGAGTAGGAGGCACAAATAACAAGGGGTTTTAGGGCTGTGGGGTATGACTGTGACACAGTGAGTGGAATCTGGCCTCAAAATCAACTTTAATGTGCAGGGGATACTTGAAAGGCTCATTCTCTGCTATCTCTGTTAATCAGCCCTAAGCCTGGCTCCAAATGCATTCCTGAAAAAGCTGCAGCCACTGAATACAGTGTCTGTGAAAATCCCAGGGGGTAGACCCAGGTCACCATGGGAATTTGGCCCTTGAGAGCTTGGCCATCACTGCAAGTGGGAGGAAGGCTCCTAAACCACTGGAGAAAAACCAAAGTCTTCTGCACTTTTTAGAACCAGATGGCCTTTTCATTGAAGTCATATCCAGttctctgtgctgtgtgggCTCTGGCAGTTTACAGACCACTCTAAGTCTTTTTGAACCTGTCTGTTGAACACTTGGGTGTGTGCAAGCTCTGCCAAACCTCCCAGGCTCTCTTctccttttcagcagctcaCTCTCCCTGAACAGCAGGGGCAGATCTGTGTCCTGTAGCCAGCTGTGTCCACAGCAAGATCCCTGCTGATGCACATGTGGATGCTCACTGACACCTtgcatttttcccttctcctgagAACAGCACCTTCCTTAGACAGGACAAGTCCTGTGTGAGAGCAGCACGGCCCCAGGACATGCCACtctgcccctctctgcccctggCTCTCACCTCCTGGACGAGAGGTCTGTGGCTCTGGGGTGCGTGGGGAGGTTTTGCTGCTGACACCAACGCATAGCTGCCCTACCAGAGCAGGATGTGCTGGGAAAGCAGGTCAACCCCTGCCCTGTCTGTGTGAGAGCCTGACTGATTCTGCAGAATCACTCTCTGGCATCAGCAAATACCAACTTTACCTGAATGAAACTGAATTCCCTCCAGTTGAGAGAGTTTGCGATGGATGGAAGTGAAGTGATGGCAAGTAACGACAGCAAGCCCAGGGCAATTATTCCAACAGAGATATAAATCTCCATCCTCCAGACTTCCTCCTCTACCCAGATTGTCATCTTCTTCTCCACAGCCTGGCACGACAATGAAGGTTTGTTAAAATGGGGCGCTTAGGGACAGAGGAACTGAGTTttatctgttttggttttggaagCAGGTTTCCTGGATGAGCACTGGGTCCTATTCACACCTCCAGCACTATCTGCCTGTTTGGGAGATGTGGAAATGCTCTCTCTTATCCCAGAGCCATTTGGCCAAAGCTAGACCTGATTAGAAGCCTGCTGGGAAGAACTGCTCTCAGCTCCCATGCCTATAACCACAGCAGCAAGCCCCAAAGTCACATTTGGAAAGATAATTACAATAAGAACTCAGTTTCAAGCcatgaaaacaaatacagatGCTTGAATATGCAGTAGTCTCCTAATAACCTTTGTTTTAAGTGCATTTAGGGGGGAAATTGTTCATGCTAATGGAAGGGAAGATGGGTTTTATACTGCATGGCAAAGAGGAACATTTAGAACTGTCCTCTTTAGCCCATTAAATGGGTTTAATTTACTAAACAAAGATGTTGCTAGAAAACAGGAGGTAGAGGGGAAATGAACACAGGATGCTTGCCTGAGATTAATGTGCAACTGTGGCACTTGAGAAGAACCTGCTCAAGGCTGGAGCTGAGAGGCTGGGAATGGTGTTTGATGGATGCTCTGGACAGGCACTGCTGTCAAAACCAGccatcctgctcccctctgcccccacagccccttccctcctttttgggacaaatatttgaaatcaCTCAGCCAAATgccccagcacagaaagcagagGGGTTGTGGGGTAATCCCTTGATCACATTCGCCCCTCAGCTGCAGGAAGACTGTGCCGTCCCAGGAGGGAGCAGTGTGGAGCAGTGAGAAGCCAGGGGCAGGAAAGAGCAAATCCCATCCTCCCGTGGTACTACAGAGCTGGCTGAACTGCCTGAAGGCAGCAATCTCACACTGCATAAACACTGCTGAGAGCGTCCATAAAGCAATAAaatccttttccatttccttgttCTTATATAACTGGTTCTTCACCACCATTTTGTTAAactcctgcaggcacagggtgaTGAGGACACACAGCCTTCTCTGGGTTATGACTTAGTTACTCCAGCAGGCACAATTATGAACATCAGTGGGAACAAACAGGGATGTCCCAAGATTTTGGGAGCTGAAGGGAACTCTGCTCCTCCTACCATTGGATTTCCCCTCGCCTAGCAATTTTCCTGCCTCTGACCTAGTCTCAGACACACCAGTGCCAGGCAAGGCTGGTTTCAAAGGCTTGTCAGTGTTTCTGGGGAGCAGTGGCACGGGAGGGTTGCTCCTAGCCCTGGCTGTCAGTGCAGAGGGAGCTGTGGATCCAGGGAGATggcagctcctcagcacaggcaggtgAGTGCTCAGTCTGTGCCCCGCGGCTGACCTGTGGGGGAAGTGCTCCTAGAGAGCTTTTTCCCACTGTCCCACACCtgctttgcaaaatgaaatgaacAAACCAAGACTTTAGGCCCACCACCCAAGACCTGCACGAGTTCAGAAgattcctgcaggagctgccctgaggAGCACCCCCGTTACCTGCTTGACGGCCGTCTCGATTAACAGGTACCGGTGGGAGCGGCGCATGGGCAGGCACAGGCTGTACACGGCGTGCAGGGCTGCGCAGAAGAAGCTGAGCAGACCAAtctgctttctgtgctggagCCACTGGTCCAGCCAATCTGGGAAGCGCCTGTACTTGGTGCCGTAGTagagctgggagcaggctgcCAGCACCCCGGGCAGGTAGACGAGAGACAGCATGACGTAGGACACGCACGGCAGCGTGGTGTTGACCACCTCGATGGGGATCTTGTACAGCTTGTTCTTCTGCTCCCTGATGTAAGGGTGGATGACCTGCCGGATCAGGTTGTAGgtgaagaagcaaagaaaaagcccCAGAGCCAAAAAGATGGGGATTTTCCAGGCTGGCAAGAGGCGCAGGGGAATGTTCTCGATCTCACAGGCTGATGACATGCAGCCCATGTCCACAGGGGTGAATCCCATGACTTGAGCAATTTCTGCTATGGTGCGCTTGGCTTCTTGGTTATTTGAGCAGATCAGAACCTGCAACGAACAGAAATACACACATAGGGCACAGAAATCAGGCTGCTGGGATTGAGTGCATCCAGAGGGATTCCGTGTCACAGGGAGCCTTTGTTATCCACTGAGCATCACAATTCCTGGCAGGCTTTTTGACAGGGATTTACCATGGCTGCCAAAGACCTCTCTCCTGGACAGGTTTCCTTTCATGCATGCACTGCCGGTTTGTTTCACCGGCTCTGTTTAGATAAATAGACAAGTGAATAACACTTTTCACTTAGGCAGATCCTCCAAAGGACTACAGAGTGTGAACTGAGTGAAGGTACTTCATTTCTGgacaaagaaatgcagaagCTAAGGGGTGGTCTCTGGATGCCACAGCCAGCACTCAGGACTCCTTCTCCTGGAGCCTGAGGCCATTTGCTGATGCTGCCAGACCTCAGCTGCTGAAACAGCTGGGATTTAGCCCTTGCTGGAAGAAAACAATACCTGCTTATTTCCATCCCTGGCACCCGACTGCAGCGTCCACGCAGAAACCACATTAAACGCCTTCACCACAGTgcaggctgggaacagggaggCCAAGTACTCCGCGTTGGATTCCT
The Vidua macroura isolate BioBank_ID:100142 chromosome 7, ASM2450914v1, whole genome shotgun sequence DNA segment above includes these coding regions:
- the STEAP3 gene encoding metalloreductase STEAP3, yielding MSRGDMAKPLLGHGSTEGDCSPPPPAGRTVGVLGSGDFARSLAVRLVCSGFRVVVGSRNPKRKASLFPAAAEVTFQAEAVKKADVIFVAIFREHYSTLCDLADVLVGKILVDVSNNTEINHHKESNAEYLASLFPACTVVKAFNVVSAWTLQSGARDGNKQVLICSNNQEAKRTIAEIAQVMGFTPVDMGCMSSACEIENIPLRLLPAWKIPIFLALGLFLCFFTYNLIRQVIHPYIREQKNKLYKIPIEVVNTTLPCVSYVMLSLVYLPGVLAACSQLYYGTKYRRFPDWLDQWLQHRKQIGLLSFFCAALHAVYSLCLPMRRSHRYLLIETAVKQAVEKKMTIWVEEEVWRMEIYISVGIIALGLLSLLAITSLPSIANSLNWREFSFIQSSLGFIALVISTLHTLTYGWSRAFDESQYKFYLPPTYTLTLLVPCTVIIAKVIFSLPCIQHRLLRIRRGWEKGRYVKFVLPSTTGEFSSGETSSNV